The genomic segment GAGCCGCTTGCGCAGAAATACGTACGCGGCCGGCGGGAGGGCCGGCCGCGTACGTACGAGGGGTCTGATCAGGACATCTGGCTGGGCCGGGGCCCCGCGTTGAGGTCGAGCACCACGCTCGGGGTGGCTGCGCCGTTGAGGAACAAGGTCACCGCGTTCTCGTCGGCGTCGTACACGGTCAGCTCGACCGGGATGCGGTTGAGCATCGCGTCGCGCACGAGGCGGGCCACCCCGTCGGCGTCCGCGTCGGCGATGCCCCATTCCCGGCCGTCGAGGATGAGCTTCTTGGTCATGCGTCTACTCCTTCGATCGAAAAGGTGAACGAGAAATCCTGGGGGTGCCGCTGGTGGCGTCCGAGGCCGAACTGTTCCTGGGCCAGCAGCGAGGTGCGGTAGAGCCCGACGCTGCGGCCGACCACGCCCAGCAGCAGCTCGTACGCCGTGTTGACGAGCATCGCCGTGGCCCCGGCCACCGCCACCGCCACCGCGGCCTGCGGCACGGGCACGGCCACGACCGCGGCCTGGAGGTCTCCGCTGGTCAGTCGCTGTTCCAGCAGCGCGCTGAGGGCCAGGCTGCCGGTGGTGTCGCGGGAGACCCACACGGCGATGTCGAGGAAGTCGACCGCGGGCCCGTGGTAGATCAGCGCGTTGTCGAGCGGCAGCCGCTCACCGTCGTGCACGTTGCTGAACCGCATCGTCTCGGCGTGGTAGGCGGGGGCGCCGCCGGTGCCGTTGGTCAGCACCATCGCGTCGACCCGGATGTCGGCGCTGCCCAGCGCCCGGTTGCGGTGCACGATCAGCTCGCCGATGCGCACGGCGACCCGGCCCGGGGCCGCGCCGCGCGCCGACAGCAGCCGTACGGGCTGTTGGGGCCGGTCGTCGACGAGGAACGGCGCGGTCTCGGCTCGGGGTGGCGGGGTCGGGCTGACCACGAAGTCGATGGGCACGACGGCGTAGCGGACCCGGGACGCGGTGGCGTCGCCGATCTCGCGGGTGGCGCCGGTGGCGATCTGGCCGAGCACCCGTTCCAGCGGGGACTCCGGGGCGGCGGCCGAGCGTACGCCCTGCTGGCGCAGCACCCCCACGTCGACCGGCCCGTCGCTGATCAGCACCAGCACCGTCTCGGGCCGGGGGACGTCCTTCCCGATGCCGTCGGGCCAGGTCACGCTGACTCCGGTGAGCACTTGCCGGTCGTCGTCCCACCCGTACGTGTAGGTCTCGCCCGCGGCCAGCCGGATGCCGCCGGGGTCGGCCGCGGTGAGCGGTTCGATCCGCGCGGCGATGCCGACGTCGAGCAGCGAGACGAACATCGCCCGGTCGCCGGCGTTGCGCAGCCGGATGTAGATGCGCTCGTCGTCGTCCGCGAACAGCAGCGACCCGGCCGGCTGAAGCGGCTCCTCGCGCCCGTCGCGCACCCGCCCCCACTCGACCCGCACGTCGTGCGTCAGCGGTTTCCCGGGGTCACCGGCGAGCCGCCGTACGGCGGTGGCCTGGGCGATGCGCTGCAGGTTACCCATGATCGTGCTGATCCCGACCGCGGTCGCGGGGTAGGGCTGGTGCAGCGGGCCCACTTTGTCGTGCACCACCAGGCGGCCCTGCTCGTCGGCGACCACGGCGACCTCCGCCGCGGGGTCGGGCCGCAGCAGCGGGCGCAGGTCGATGGCCCGGGTCAGTTCGGCGGCCGCCGGGTGGCCGAGGGGCAGCCGCACCGGCAGCGCGGAGGCGGCGGCCCGGGTGCGGTGCGCGCGGGCGTCGGCGGGCAGGTCCCGGTCGGGGTGGGCCGGCTGCAGGCGCGCGGTCGCCGAGGTCGGCTGGACGCTGGTCACCGTGGCGGTGCCGAGCGCGGGCCCGTCTTGCGGTCCCGTCGCCGCGGCCGGCATGATCGTGAACTCGTCGTGCGGCTCGACCCCGAGCAGTGGCGCGCCGAGCAGCTGGATCCGGTCGGGGGTCACGGCCACCACGGGCAGCGAGCTGAGCACGTCGAGGTCGGCCGTCTCGAACAGGGCCCGCGCCGACGGGCCCTCCGCCTCGGGCCGCTGCACCGGTTGCAAGTCCTGCACCTCCCGGCGGACCGCGTCGATCAGGGTGGACCAGCTCACCCGCAGACCCTGGTGGCCGCGCAGGGCCCGGGTCAGCGCGTCGGTGAGCAGCCCCATCTCGACGCCGTCGCGGTTGGTGGTCTCCCAGGCCGACTCGGACGGCGAGCAGGCCACCACCCGTACGGCGTAGGGGTTGCTGATCAACGACCGCGGGTCGCTTCGCAGACCGGCCACCACGCGGGCGTTGTGCTGCCGGACCTTGTCGTAGCCGAGTTGGCCCTCCGGCGACCGCAGCAGCGCCTTGACCCGCATCTCGGTCTGCCGTGACATGTGCGCGGCGTGGCAGCAGTCGAGCACAACTGTGGCGTTGCCCGCCACCTCGGTCAGCCGGGCCAGCCGGATCGACAGTTCGACGCCGGTGATGCCCCGGAAGTCGCCGGTGTCGTCGAAGTCGTCGGGCACGATGAACGGCAGGCCGGGCCCGTCCTCGGCCCGGGCCCGCCCGCCGTGCCCGCTGTAGTAGAGGACGAACGCGTCGTCCGGGCGGGCGTCCACGATGAGTTTCTCGTACGCGTCGAGGACGGCCTCGCGGGTGGCGGCCGGCGTGACCAGCCGCGTGACGTGGAACCCCCGCGGTTCCAGGGCCGCGGCCATCGCCTCGACGTCGTTGAGCACACCGGCCAGGCCGTTCGTCTGGGAGCCGATCAGGAGGGCTTTTCGCGTCATGCCTGCCTCTGACGGACGGGACGGCCTACGGGAAGAGGTTGTCCGCGCGCGCCTTGGCCATGGCCTGTGCCTGGCTGTGGACATCCATCTTCTGGTAGACGCGGCGGATCTGGGTTTCCGAGGTGCGCTGGGAGACCCCGCGGGCCCGGGCGATCCCGGCCGCGTCGGCGCCGTCGTAGAGCAGCCGCAGGGTCTCGAACTCGGCCTCGGTCAGCCCGTAGGGCCGGTCGGCCAAGTCGAGGCGGAACTCCCGGGCCAGCCGCACCACGTCGGCCAGCAGGGGCTCCGCGCCCAGCCGGGTGGCCTCCCGGTGCGCCGCCAGCAGCGGCTCGCGGGTGCCGCCGGTGGCCGCGGCCTGGCGCAGGCGGGCGTAGGCGGCCTCGTAGGGCCGGTCCAGCCGGTCCCAGCCCTCGGCCACCTGCTGCCACATCAGGGCCGTGCCGGTGCCCCGCAGCCGTTGCCGTTCGGCCTGGCACAGCCGGACGAGCTGGTCGGTCTCCGGCGTGGACTCGGCCGGCCGGGCCTCGAAACCCTCACGGGCCAGCTGATCCCCGACCTGCATGGCCAGCTTGCGGTCGCTGCGGGCGAGGTCGGCCGCGCAGCGCAGGCCCACCGCGCACAGCCGCAGCCGTTCCAGGCTGTTCTCCCCGTCGTGCAGGGCGGCTACGCCCCGCGCGACCTCGCGTCCGGCCTCGGGCAGGTCGCCGGAGCCGAGCGCGAGCAGGGCCCGGATGGTGTGCAGCGGGCCCAGGAACCGGGGGTCGCCGTTCTCCACCGTCTCGATCGAGGCCAGCAGCTCACGGGCCCGGTCGTAGTCGCCGCGGGCCACCTTGACCTCGGCCAGGGTCAGCCGCGGATAGACGCTCTCGGCGGGCGACCGGTCCAGCAGCATCTCGGCCAGGATCGTCTCCGCGGCGTCCCATTCGCCCAGCATGACCAGGGCTACGCCGGCGTTGTTGGCCAGGATCATGGCCTGGGTGGTGTTGCCGAGTTCGAGCTTGCGCGCCTCGGCCAGGCCGGTCTGTGACGCCTCGGCCGCTTCCCGCAGGTCGCCGGCGGTCTCCAGGATGAGGCCCAGGTTGGCGTAGGCCCGCAGCAGGTCCTCCAGGTGGTTCTCGGCGCGGGCGATCGTGATGGCCTGGTTGAGCCGTTCGACGCCCTCGCCGACGTTGCCCAGCATGCCGTGCGCGAGCCCGGAGACGTTGCGGGCCCGGCCCTCCTCGGCCCGCGCCCCCGCCTCGATCGCCACCCGCAACGCGCCTTCGGCCGTCTCCTTGCCCTCGGCGTACTTCCCGGCGTGCAGCTGGGCCAGCGCCACAGCCGCCAGGACCCGTGCCTTGACGGCCGACGCCGGTGACCCGTCGAGCAGCCCGGCCGCCGCGCGGTAGACCAGCTCCGCCTCCTGGCGGCGGCCCGTCTCCCACAGATAGGTGGCCTGCCGCTCCATCAGGTCGGGCCGGTCGGGGCCGGCCTCGGCGATGGCCGCCTCGATGCGGTTCAGGGCCCGGTCGGCGCCACCCGACCAGCGGGCCGCCTCGGCCGCCGCGACCAGCAGCCGTACGCGGGGCACGCCCGGATCGGCGACCCGTGACCACAGCGTGAGGGCCCGGTCGAACTGCACCTCGGCCGACGTGAAGGCGAAGGTGCGCATGGCCTCGTCGCCCGCCCGCACGGCCGACGCGAACGCCTCCGGCCAGCTGCCCGCCTGATACCAGTGGAGGGCCAGTTCGGCCGCTGCCGACCCTTCGGCCAGGCTCAGGCTCGCGTCGCCGGACAGCGCGCGGGCCATCGCGGTGTGCAGGTCGACACGGATGTCGCGGACGGTCGCGGTGTAGACGGCCTCGCGCAACAGCGCGTGCCGGAAGCGGTACGTGTCCTCGTCGCGTCCGGTGATCAGCATCTGCCGGTTGAAGCACTCCTGCACCGACGCGCCCAGCGCGTCCGGCTCCAGCTTGCTGACCAGGCGCAGCAGTCGCCGGCTAACCGTGCGGCCGGCCACCGCGGCGGCCCGCAGCACCCGCAGCGCGTCGGCGCTGAGATCGTTGACCCGGGCCAGCAGCACCGACTGCAGGTCGGCCGACAACTGCACGCTCTCGGGGCTGCTCAGCGCGCCCGACGCGATCAGCTGCTCGGCGTAGAAGGGGTTGCCTTCCGACCATTTGCGGCACCGTTCGATCAGCGCCGGGTCCAGCCCGTCGTCGAGCAGCGCGCGCACCTCGGCCAGGGTGAACGGGCCGAGTTCGGCGCGCTCGACCCGCCGGGTGAAGTTCGCGCTGGCCAGCAGCTGCCCCAGCGGGTCGGCGGGGCCTGGACCGGCCGTGCGGTGGCTGCACACCAGCAGCAGGCGGCGCCCCTCGGCCCGGGCCTGGGCCAGGTGCCGCACGAGATCGAGGGTGGACGGGTCGGCCCAGTGCAGGTCCTCGATGATGAGCACGAGCGGCTCGCCCACGGCCTCCAGCATCCGCCGCACGTTGACGAACACCTGTTGCGGGCCGGAGATGTGGTCGCCGCGGTCGAAGAAGCCGGTCAACCGGCGGTAGGCCTCGTCGCCGGTCCCGAACTCGCGGCTGTAGTCCTCCAGGATCTCCAGCAACGGCCCGTACGGCATGGGGTCACCGAAGTGCTCCTCGCACGCGCCGGTCAGCACCCGCGCCCCCGCCTCGCGCGCGTCGGCCGCGAACCGGCTCAGCAGCCGGCTCTTGCCGATGCCGGCGTCCCCGCCGATCAGCACCGTGGCGGCCGCGCCCTGCCGCACCCGGTCGAGGCGCTCGGCCAGCATCTTCAGCTCGGCCCCGCGGCCGACGAAGTCAGCCGGGTCCGGTGATCGGTCGGGCATGGACACACGATGGCGCAATCGGCGCGCCGCCTGAACCACCGCTCAGCCGACGGCCGGACCGCCCTCGGTCACCGGATCTGTCGCTTCGGGCGATGCGTTCCGCTTACGGAGGCGCCCCGGCCCCTGGCGGAGGAACCGGGGCGCCGGCTCACGTCAGCCCTTGATGCCGTGGACCGGGGGCACGGTCAGGGTGCGCTTGTCGGGGGTGCCGCCGAGGATGATCTGCCGCAGCGACGAGTTGTTGGTGGTGTCCAGCTCGGCCAGCTTGTTCTCCGGGTTGGCCAGCGTCTGGATGTAGTAGGTGCCGTTGGGCAGGTCGGTGATCTCGAACGACTGACCCGGCCGGTACTGGCTGTAGGTGTCGCCGTTGCCGATGTCGAGGACCTCCCGTACGGCGATCACGGTGTTGGCGCCGCACGACGTCGACAGGTCGGTGTTCTCCGGCCGCCACTTGGCGTTCGGGATCGTGAAGTCGACCGCGTCGGTGTTGGCCAGGCAGAACGCTTCCTTGCCGCTGCGCACGGCCAGCTTCTGGGTCGAGTCGAGCAGGTTGTACTGCGCGAAGTCGGTGAAGTGCCAGTGCAGGTGGCCCTCCCGCGGGTCCCACTCCATCGTGCCCGCCGGCCGGCTGCCCACCTGGTTGCCCTTGGCGTCGAAGAAGTACTGGTACGCGTCCATCAGATCGGTTCCCGTACGGCGGAAACCGTCGACCAGCAGCGGCGACGTGCCCGCGTTCCAGACCGTGGCGCCGAAGTTCACGTACGTCTTGCCGTCCTCGGTGGACAGCGAGATCTCCCACGCCGGCAGCGACCGCAGGTCGGGGCGCGGACCACCCTTCGGGGTCGCCTTGAGCGGCGTCGGGCGCTTCGCGGGCGCGCGCAGCTCG from the Paractinoplanes abujensis genome contains:
- a CDS encoding caspase family protein; this translates as MTRKALLIGSQTNGLAGVLNDVEAMAAALEPRGFHVTRLVTPAATREAVLDAYEKLIVDARPDDAFVLYYSGHGGRARAEDGPGLPFIVPDDFDDTGDFRGITGVELSIRLARLTEVAGNATVVLDCCHAAHMSRQTEMRVKALLRSPEGQLGYDKVRQHNARVVAGLRSDPRSLISNPYAVRVVACSPSESAWETTNRDGVEMGLLTDALTRALRGHQGLRVSWSTLIDAVRREVQDLQPVQRPEAEGPSARALFETADLDVLSSLPVVAVTPDRIQLLGAPLLGVEPHDEFTIMPAAATGPQDGPALGTATVTSVQPTSATARLQPAHPDRDLPADARAHRTRAAASALPVRLPLGHPAAAELTRAIDLRPLLRPDPAAEVAVVADEQGRLVVHDKVGPLHQPYPATAVGISTIMGNLQRIAQATAVRRLAGDPGKPLTHDVRVEWGRVRDGREEPLQPAGSLLFADDDERIYIRLRNAGDRAMFVSLLDVGIAARIEPLTAADPGGIRLAAGETYTYGWDDDRQVLTGVSVTWPDGIGKDVPRPETVLVLISDGPVDVGVLRQQGVRSAAAPESPLERVLGQIATGATREIGDATASRVRYAVVPIDFVVSPTPPPRAETAPFLVDDRPQQPVRLLSARGAAPGRVAVRIGELIVHRNRALGSADIRVDAMVLTNGTGGAPAYHAETMRFSNVHDGERLPLDNALIYHGPAVDFLDIAVWVSRDTTGSLALSALLEQRLTSGDLQAAVVAVPVPQAAVAVAVAGATAMLVNTAYELLLGVVGRSVGLYRTSLLAQEQFGLGRHQRHPQDFSFTFSIEGVDA
- a CDS encoding ATP-binding protein, yielding MPDRSPDPADFVGRGAELKMLAERLDRVRQGAAATVLIGGDAGIGKSRLLSRFAADAREAGARVLTGACEEHFGDPMPYGPLLEILEDYSREFGTGDEAYRRLTGFFDRGDHISGPQQVFVNVRRMLEAVGEPLVLIIEDLHWADPSTLDLVRHLAQARAEGRRLLLVCSHRTAGPGPADPLGQLLASANFTRRVERAELGPFTLAEVRALLDDGLDPALIERCRKWSEGNPFYAEQLIASGALSSPESVQLSADLQSVLLARVNDLSADALRVLRAAAVAGRTVSRRLLRLVSKLEPDALGASVQECFNRQMLITGRDEDTYRFRHALLREAVYTATVRDIRVDLHTAMARALSGDASLSLAEGSAAAELALHWYQAGSWPEAFASAVRAGDEAMRTFAFTSAEVQFDRALTLWSRVADPGVPRVRLLVAAAEAARWSGGADRALNRIEAAIAEAGPDRPDLMERQATYLWETGRRQEAELVYRAAAGLLDGSPASAVKARVLAAVALAQLHAGKYAEGKETAEGALRVAIEAGARAEEGRARNVSGLAHGMLGNVGEGVERLNQAITIARAENHLEDLLRAYANLGLILETAGDLREAAEASQTGLAEARKLELGNTTQAMILANNAGVALVMLGEWDAAETILAEMLLDRSPAESVYPRLTLAEVKVARGDYDRARELLASIETVENGDPRFLGPLHTIRALLALGSGDLPEAGREVARGVAALHDGENSLERLRLCAVGLRCAADLARSDRKLAMQVGDQLAREGFEARPAESTPETDQLVRLCQAERQRLRGTGTALMWQQVAEGWDRLDRPYEAAYARLRQAAATGGTREPLLAAHREATRLGAEPLLADVVRLAREFRLDLADRPYGLTEAEFETLRLLYDGADAAGIARARGVSQRTSETQIRRVYQKMDVHSQAQAMAKARADNLFP